The following proteins come from a genomic window of Chlamydiales bacterium:
- a CDS encoding BamA/TamA family outer membrane protein gives MMKCFLFLFFLSFSSPFFAYHISFEGDLPEEIFTTISAASQLNNDYNHPPPTFFILKKQAEKDKKTLLQVLHAFGYYDGEIEIHYSGQFPNTTVHIFFNLGQAYTFDAITILDQEKLALCLDTSTFKLKIGDPAHSNSVIETQEEILMQMHSFGYPLALVHDRKVLVDQENKSVSVTYIVQSGPLAYFGNLELNGLNKVKRRYIDRKIAWKTGEIYNPKLVSCTDNFLKESGLFSFVTVRSADFVDENGYLPMYIQLQEKNYRHIGAGISYSTDESIGLMAQWGHDNFTGWGDTLALNGEYSEIIQRATLIYAIPDIFGKDHNLLYSAEARRENTPGFIEKEISFLIRFNKQVNPLFFLDYAGRYERLLSTKSDNNSNYNLLSSPIQLRFDTSNNLLNPTSGTTIAYFFTPYQAIFNSHINFLRQELLVNTYQPLLQSGKILLAISLQIGAILGQSRYEIPAPKRFYAGSATSLRGYKYLSVSPLEGDKPIGGSSLMIGSIEPRFQVWDKIYLAPFYDIGNVYASSLPRFDKKVLTSTGIGIRYLTSLGPFCVDIGFPINKRKGIDKTFQIYASLGQKF, from the coding sequence ATGATGAAATGTTTTTTGTTTCTTTTTTTTCTTTCCTTCTCTTCGCCATTTTTTGCGTACCATATTTCATTTGAAGGCGATTTACCAGAAGAAATTTTTACGACAATTTCCGCAGCTTCTCAGCTCAACAACGATTATAATCATCCTCCTCCTACATTTTTTATTTTGAAAAAACAAGCAGAAAAAGATAAGAAAACACTTTTACAAGTCTTACATGCATTTGGTTATTATGATGGAGAGATTGAAATACACTACTCTGGCCAATTTCCTAATACAACTGTGCATATCTTCTTCAATCTAGGTCAAGCCTATACATTTGACGCAATTACTATCTTAGATCAAGAGAAATTGGCTCTTTGTTTAGATACATCTACCTTCAAACTGAAAATTGGAGACCCAGCTCATTCCAATTCTGTTATTGAAACACAAGAAGAAATTTTAATGCAGATGCATAGTTTTGGGTATCCTCTTGCCCTAGTTCATGATCGAAAAGTTCTTGTCGACCAAGAGAACAAGTCAGTCTCTGTGACTTATATTGTCCAATCTGGACCGCTTGCCTATTTTGGAAATCTTGAATTAAATGGTTTGAATAAAGTGAAACGAAGATACATTGATCGGAAAATTGCTTGGAAAACTGGCGAAATCTATAACCCAAAACTTGTCTCTTGTACAGATAACTTTTTAAAAGAATCAGGGCTTTTCTCTTTTGTAACAGTTCGATCTGCTGATTTTGTTGACGAAAATGGTTATCTACCTATGTATATTCAGCTGCAAGAAAAAAACTATCGTCATATTGGTGCTGGAATTAGCTATAGTACCGACGAATCCATTGGATTAATGGCTCAGTGGGGTCATGATAATTTTACTGGTTGGGGAGATACTCTTGCCTTAAATGGAGAGTATTCGGAAATCATCCAGAGAGCCACTTTGATTTATGCCATACCCGATATCTTTGGTAAAGATCACAACCTCCTTTATTCAGCTGAAGCAAGGCGTGAAAACACCCCTGGGTTTATTGAAAAAGAAATTAGTTTTTTAATCCGGTTTAATAAACAAGTTAACCCTCTTTTCTTTTTAGATTATGCAGGTCGTTATGAAAGGTTACTGAGTACTAAGTCAGACAATAATTCAAACTATAACCTCTTAAGTTCTCCTATTCAATTGCGTTTTGATACTTCAAACAATTTGTTAAATCCTACAAGTGGCACAACAATTGCTTATTTTTTTACTCCTTATCAAGCGATTTTTAACTCGCATATTAATTTTTTAAGACAAGAACTTTTAGTGAACACCTATCAACCTCTTCTACAATCTGGCAAAATTCTGTTGGCAATTTCTTTACAAATCGGAGCAATTTTAGGACAATCTCGATATGAAATTCCTGCACCAAAACGATTTTATGCTGGTTCTGCAACTAGTTTAAGGGGATATAAATATCTCTCAGTTTCTCCATTAGAAGGCGATAAACCTATTGGAGGCTCTTCTTTGATGATTGGATCGATTGAACCACGATTTCAAGTTTGGGATAAAATTTATCTCGCGCCATTTTATGATATCGGGAATGTTTATGCTTCCTCTCTTCCTCGTTTTGATAAAAAGGTGCTCACTTCAACTGGGATTGGAATACGTTATTTAACTTCTCTTGGCCCTTTTTGTGTTGATATTGGATTTCCTATAAATAAACGCAAAGGCATTGACAAAACATTTCAAATCTACGCAAGTTTAGGACAAAAATTTTGA
- a CDS encoding translocation/assembly module TamB domain-containing protein produces the protein MKKIIQKLFLFFFLIVILTFLLFQTSFGKEKIRKWIEKKMEGSLVIGKIEGIFPFWLHMHDVQYQNETIKLNSTTIELLFSPISLLFGKISVLKLYVDQMNLDTSKNIAPTSLNQPCILLPITFQSIEIPSLNLNEFKNISLKGRGEISKNIALYFTAHYQGGFFQFRIERKSQEKMIEIDGRFKKNREINIYLSGAYEANKKILTGKISGNMYAWQVKTYLCLSESDLNLTNTIIEKDDLLISGSLSFNLNTHFFEGDGFFLEQAYSTKGVMNWNRGEVSLSDFFLEYFGNTLHSDLAYSSNTNTLTGALALDLKNSFQDSIQGVVSGNLSIKPEEKLFTILGRDITWKDLTFSEMHLDAKVREEQLSFSLHLKDFIMLDPAYEVFPTTHLNLNGEATKKQLTLQGEVLGLGSEPFTLLADLPIHFSLIPFDITINPNHPFSISLKGKGSIDPILAFLENGSLMAHGDIDMNLALHGHWNEPQIKGTLLYENGRIESLATGAIFENIRMEAVGENHLLKIQSMTASDSEQGKLVGSGQIEWNPEKNFPFKWIIQLDKFHLLTVDLLTMSANADLSLSGNVKEMSIQGTANIVEGELTIPNKMPLHIPTLEVTYINLLPTAKPEIETSPPIIPISLDLQIQIPKRFYINGRGLNSEWSGHIHIHGLQDALEYLGEIKLLQGRFSLIGKTFDLVEGKILIHGLDPKNILVDLKGDLDLSTITASINVSGNLDATHLVFTSNPPMDTNQILSQILFNQGINELTPFQACRLASILVQLSGKYAGPTIWNNIKAGLGIDVFDITNCDLNSADLTFQFGKYISQGTFVGVSKSLSGDFDSVLIQTRLYHDFYLQANYGGSLNSLTPSGGKIIFKWYKSY, from the coding sequence ATGAAAAAAATCATTCAAAAGCTGTTCTTATTTTTCTTTCTAATAGTCATCCTGACTTTCTTACTTTTTCAAACTTCATTTGGAAAAGAGAAAATTCGAAAATGGATTGAAAAAAAAATGGAAGGAAGTCTTGTGATAGGCAAGATAGAAGGAATATTTCCTTTTTGGCTCCATATGCATGATGTCCAATATCAAAATGAAACGATCAAACTCAACTCTACAACGATTGAGCTTTTGTTTTCTCCTATCTCTTTGCTTTTTGGTAAAATTTCAGTTCTAAAGCTCTATGTTGATCAAATGAATCTAGATACTTCAAAAAATATAGCTCCCACCTCTTTAAACCAACCATGTATACTGCTTCCAATTACCTTTCAATCAATTGAAATTCCCTCTCTTAACTTGAATGAATTTAAAAATATTTCCCTTAAAGGAAGAGGAGAAATAAGTAAGAATATTGCTTTATATTTTACTGCTCATTATCAAGGTGGATTTTTTCAATTTAGAATAGAGAGAAAATCACAGGAAAAGATGATCGAAATCGATGGACGGTTTAAAAAGAATCGAGAAATAAACATCTATCTTTCTGGTGCTTATGAAGCTAACAAGAAGATTTTGACGGGGAAAATCTCTGGCAATATGTATGCTTGGCAAGTAAAAACTTACTTATGTCTTTCTGAGTCTGATCTTAATCTTACAAATACTATAATTGAAAAAGATGATCTTCTTATCTCTGGTTCTTTGTCTTTCAATCTCAATACCCATTTTTTTGAAGGAGATGGATTTTTTTTAGAACAGGCTTATTCTACAAAAGGCGTGATGAATTGGAATAGAGGTGAAGTGAGTTTATCGGACTTTTTCCTTGAATATTTCGGAAATACTCTTCATAGCGATTTAGCCTACTCGTCAAATACAAATACTCTAACTGGTGCACTTGCTCTCGATTTAAAAAATTCTTTTCAAGACTCTATCCAAGGAGTTGTAAGTGGAAACTTATCAATTAAACCAGAAGAAAAGCTATTTACAATCTTAGGACGTGATATTACATGGAAAGATCTTACCTTTTCAGAAATGCATCTTGATGCAAAAGTTAGAGAAGAACAACTAAGCTTTTCATTACATCTTAAAGATTTCATCATGCTTGATCCTGCCTATGAGGTCTTTCCTACTACTCATCTTAATTTAAATGGAGAAGCCACAAAAAAACAATTGACTCTGCAGGGTGAGGTTTTAGGGCTAGGTAGCGAGCCTTTTACCCTTTTGGCTGATCTACCTATTCATTTCTCTTTAATACCTTTTGATATCACTATAAATCCTAACCATCCCTTTTCTATTTCTTTAAAAGGAAAAGGATCTATCGATCCTATTCTTGCATTTCTTGAAAATGGTTCTTTGATGGCTCATGGAGACATTGATATGAACCTCGCTTTGCATGGTCATTGGAATGAACCACAAATCAAAGGAACTCTTCTCTACGAAAATGGACGTATTGAAAGTTTAGCTACAGGCGCAATTTTTGAAAATATTCGCATGGAAGCTGTTGGGGAAAATCATTTGCTAAAAATCCAATCAATGACTGCTAGTGATTCAGAACAAGGCAAATTAGTAGGATCTGGACAAATTGAATGGAATCCTGAGAAGAACTTCCCATTTAAATGGATCATTCAATTAGACAAATTTCACCTTCTGACAGTTGATCTCTTAACCATGTCTGCTAATGCAGATCTTAGCCTATCCGGAAATGTTAAAGAAATGTCTATTCAAGGGACAGCAAATATTGTTGAGGGAGAGCTGACTATTCCTAATAAAATGCCATTGCATATCCCCACTCTTGAAGTTACCTATATCAACCTTCTACCTACTGCGAAACCTGAAATCGAAACATCCCCTCCAATCATTCCAATCTCCCTGGATCTTCAAATTCAAATTCCTAAACGATTTTATATTAATGGACGTGGCTTAAATTCCGAATGGTCAGGACATATTCATATACACGGTCTTCAAGATGCTCTAGAATACTTAGGGGAAATTAAACTCCTCCAAGGGCGTTTTTCTCTCATTGGGAAAACATTTGATTTAGTCGAAGGAAAAATTCTCATTCATGGCTTGGATCCGAAAAATATTCTAGTCGATCTTAAAGGTGATCTTGATCTTTCTACGATCACTGCTTCGATTAATGTGAGTGGAAACCTTGATGCGACCCATCTTGTTTTTACTTCAAATCCTCCAATGGACACGAATCAAATTCTTTCACAAATTTTATTCAATCAAGGAATCAATGAATTAACTCCTTTTCAAGCTTGCCGCCTTGCTAGTATTCTTGTGCAGCTCTCAGGAAAGTATGCTGGTCCTACAATTTGGAATAATATTAAGGCAGGATTAGGAATCGATGTATTTGATATTACCAACTGTGATCTTAACTCAGCTGATCTAACTTTCCAATTTGGGAAATATATTTCTCAAGGCACGTTCGTTGGTGTAAGTAAAAGCTTATCTGGGGATTTCGACTCAGTCTTAATTCAAACGCGTCTATATCATGACTTCTATCTCCAAGCGAATTATGGAGGTTCATTGAATAGCTTAACTCCAAGTGGTGGCAAGATCATTTTCAAATGGTATAAATCTTATTGA
- the ispG gene encoding (E)-4-hydroxy-3-methylbut-2-enyl-diphosphate synthase translates to MLYQKKRRRTREVMVGNQGVGGTNRIKIQSMTTTDTADVQATIEQIFSLVDVGCEIVRVTVQGKKEALACESIKNGLIQKGYTVPLVADIHFYPPAALLVADFVDKIRINPGNFVDKRASFKIMTYDESTYASEIKKIEEKFSPLVEKCKRLKKAIRIGTNHGSLSDRIMNRYGDTPIGMVESAFEFTRICRQLDFHDIIFSMKSSNTRVMIEAYRLLVQKLDELGWDYPIHLGVTEAGAGEDGRVKSAIGIGSLLLDGIGDTIRVSLTEGPCHEIDPCKRIIAFSHAKISLYSPEIRENSLLVKDKSHELTSFSPPSRLGRVKIPPPLHPNGSVILTVSEEEVEESRFYQEIGCTVQLGHPVKTLRSVDGLIVDFDHPKLKKVEEAGIAILRNPYIVEKNWEKILVDQPDVLFFSPTSDYLYHTRCFFDWLTLHHLNMPVILKFHYPCNQEDLVIQASAECGSLLCDHLGEGICLTGSASLHALRSLSFSILQGARMRHSKAEFISCPSCGRTLFDLEEVASRIRCHTQHLVGVKIAIMGCIVNGPGEMADADFGYVGSRPGKIDLYVGKECVKKNIDMSEADDRLIELIKEHGRWIEPSKTQTN, encoded by the coding sequence ATGCTCTATCAAAAAAAAAGACGTAGAACACGAGAGGTAATGGTAGGGAATCAAGGGGTTGGAGGGACCAATCGAATTAAGATTCAGTCTATGACAACCACAGATACAGCTGATGTTCAGGCAACGATTGAACAAATTTTCTCTTTAGTTGATGTAGGTTGTGAAATTGTACGTGTCACTGTTCAGGGAAAAAAAGAGGCATTAGCTTGTGAAAGCATCAAAAATGGCTTAATTCAAAAGGGATACACAGTTCCTCTTGTCGCAGATATTCATTTCTATCCTCCTGCTGCGTTGTTAGTTGCAGATTTTGTCGATAAAATACGTATCAATCCTGGCAATTTTGTTGATAAACGCGCCTCTTTTAAAATTATGACATATGATGAATCGACTTATGCTTCTGAGATTAAAAAAATTGAGGAAAAATTTTCTCCACTTGTTGAAAAATGTAAACGTCTTAAAAAAGCGATACGGATTGGTACGAATCATGGTTCATTATCCGATCGCATTATGAACCGGTATGGAGATACTCCCATAGGCATGGTCGAGTCAGCTTTTGAATTCACACGAATTTGTCGCCAATTAGATTTTCATGATATTATTTTTTCGATGAAATCGAGCAATACTCGAGTGATGATTGAGGCATATCGTCTTTTAGTGCAAAAGCTTGATGAACTTGGATGGGATTATCCTATTCATTTAGGAGTCACTGAAGCAGGAGCAGGAGAAGATGGTCGTGTTAAATCAGCCATAGGGATTGGTTCACTGCTTTTAGATGGAATTGGAGATACAATTCGTGTCTCTTTAACGGAAGGTCCTTGTCATGAAATAGATCCTTGTAAGAGAATTATTGCATTTTCTCATGCAAAAATTTCTCTTTATTCTCCAGAGATAAGAGAAAATTCTCTTTTAGTGAAAGATAAGAGCCATGAGTTAACATCTTTTTCTCCTCCTTCTCGATTAGGTCGGGTTAAAATCCCTCCTCCTTTGCATCCTAACGGATCAGTCATTTTGACTGTTTCTGAAGAAGAGGTAGAAGAGAGTCGTTTTTATCAAGAGATTGGTTGCACAGTCCAATTAGGTCATCCTGTAAAAACTCTAAGAAGCGTTGATGGGCTGATCGTCGATTTTGACCATCCTAAACTTAAAAAAGTTGAAGAAGCAGGAATTGCTATCCTCAGAAATCCCTATATAGTGGAGAAGAATTGGGAGAAGATTTTAGTGGATCAACCAGATGTACTGTTTTTTTCTCCAACATCTGATTATCTTTATCATACACGTTGTTTTTTTGATTGGCTTACTCTGCATCATCTCAACATGCCTGTAATTCTAAAATTTCATTACCCCTGCAATCAAGAAGACTTAGTGATTCAAGCTTCAGCTGAATGTGGATCGCTTTTGTGTGATCATCTTGGTGAAGGAATCTGTCTTACTGGATCAGCCTCTTTACATGCTCTCCGTTCTCTTAGTTTTTCAATTTTACAAGGCGCTCGTATGCGTCATTCAAAAGCAGAATTTATCTCATGTCCTAGCTGTGGAAGAACTTTATTCGATCTTGAAGAGGTAGCTTCTCGTATTCGTTGTCATACTCAACATTTAGTGGGTGTAAAAATTGCCATCATGGGTTGTATTGTTAATGGGCCTGGCGAGATGGCAGATGCAGATTTTGGGTATGTGGGATCCCGTCCTGGAAAAATTGATCTTTATGTTGGAAAAGAGTGTGTAAAAAAAAACATTGATATGTCAGAAGCAGATGACCGATTAATTGAATTAATCAAAGAACATGGACGTTGGATTGAGCCAAGCAAAACTCAAACGAATTGA
- a CDS encoding type III secretion system chaperone — protein sequence MLTYSFDKILLFFSEKLDVDPPPEVDIQSGKVELFINQIHVTISQGRIEGSLTMSTDFGLIPKHISEPHAKELLISNFLGIHTGGCTFALNEEEKLLELRLNITPITSLQESLDSLYRLISVRVEWEKTILKWEEFIPFYEEIIRPTQQI from the coding sequence ATGCTTACCTATAGTTTTGACAAAATCCTCCTATTTTTTAGTGAAAAACTGGATGTGGATCCTCCACCTGAAGTAGATATCCAGTCTGGTAAAGTAGAACTTTTTATTAATCAGATCCATGTAACAATCTCACAAGGGAGAATAGAAGGGAGTCTGACCATGTCAACTGATTTTGGTTTGATTCCGAAACACATATCCGAACCACATGCAAAAGAATTACTAATCAGCAATTTTTTAGGGATTCACACAGGAGGATGTACCTTTGCTTTGAATGAAGAGGAAAAACTATTGGAGTTACGGTTAAATATTACACCAATCACCTCTCTTCAAGAAAGTTTGGATTCTCTTTATAGATTAATCAGTGTGAGAGTTGAATGGGAAAAAACCATTCTGAAATGGGAAGAATTTATTCCTTTTTACGAAGAGATAATTCGTCCAACCCAACAGATCTAA
- a CDS encoding type III secretion system chaperone yields the protein MFKAFLVQLSKVLDFENLQPDKNGVCLISFTKKKIQMLIEYDESLISNKVLISSAVLYFPIDQRQQVYQYCLKTNHKIEASISIKPDEDILYLHQRIAPTIHATELKLIIDSFLETIKMIENDLTKLFKTSRKDHQVSSPSSLIQPFPYKA from the coding sequence ATGTTTAAAGCATTTTTAGTACAATTATCTAAAGTATTAGATTTCGAAAATCTACAACCCGATAAAAATGGGGTGTGTTTAATCTCATTTACAAAAAAAAAGATACAAATGCTTATCGAATATGATGAGAGCCTGATCTCAAATAAAGTCCTTATTTCTAGTGCTGTTCTCTACTTTCCTATTGATCAAAGACAACAAGTTTATCAATATTGTCTTAAAACAAACCATAAGATTGAAGCAAGTATTTCCATAAAACCCGATGAAGACATCTTGTATTTACATCAAAGGATTGCACCCACAATCCACGCAACTGAGCTTAAGCTGATTATTGATAGCTTTCTTGAAACTATTAAAATGATTGAAAATGATCTCACAAAACTATTTAAAACATCACGAAAAGATCATCAAGTGTCTTCCCCATCTTCTTTGATACAACCCTTTCCCTATAAAGCTTAA
- a CDS encoding ABC transporter permease, producing MNFYLKKIYQSFKGVGMWAFLLFQTICATIKRPPSTSILIDQLYQIGFLSLPVVAITGFSTGLVLAAQSFYQLGDKGLASATGLLVGKGMLTEIGPVLTAFMVTGRVGSSMTAVIGTMRVTEQIEALKSMSVNPLSYLLAPRIISTITMLPILTMFSAAMGIFGGYLISVHLFGMTSQGYFDSMPIEISSFDIWIGMIKATCFGFIISTIACYKGMMTSQGASGVGQATTQSVVICYSYILIINFVLTVGLNIFHTNLLNWERI from the coding sequence ATGAATTTTTATCTTAAAAAAATCTATCAATCCTTTAAAGGCGTTGGGATGTGGGCATTTTTGCTCTTTCAAACAATTTGTGCGACAATTAAACGTCCCCCCTCTACTTCAATTCTTATTGATCAACTTTATCAGATTGGCTTTCTTTCATTGCCTGTTGTGGCAATCACAGGATTTTCAACTGGCCTTGTCTTAGCTGCTCAATCTTTCTATCAATTAGGTGATAAAGGACTTGCAAGTGCAACTGGACTTCTTGTAGGGAAAGGGATGTTAACAGAAATTGGTCCTGTGCTTACTGCTTTTATGGTCACAGGAAGAGTCGGGTCTTCGATGACAGCTGTTATTGGCACTATGCGAGTAACTGAACAAATTGAAGCTCTCAAATCTATGTCAGTCAATCCACTAAGCTATCTTTTAGCTCCTAGAATTATCAGTACTATCACTATGCTACCCATTTTGACAATGTTTAGTGCAGCAATGGGAATTTTTGGAGGTTATTTGATTTCTGTACATCTTTTTGGGATGACTTCTCAAGGATATTTCGATTCCATGCCCATAGAGATCTCCTCTTTTGATATCTGGATAGGAATGATAAAAGCCACTTGTTTTGGTTTTATCATTAGCACAATTGCTTGTTACAAAGGAATGATGACTAGTCAGGGCGCATCCGGAGTAGGACAAGCGACAACGCAAAGCGTTGTCATCTGTTATTCTTATATCTTAATCATTAATTTTGTATTAACAGTTGGTTTGAATATTTTTCATACCAATTTATTGAATTGGGAAAGGATATGA
- a CDS encoding ATP-binding cassette domain-containing protein has protein sequence MTIEVENLSKKFDRNLVLNNLNLMVKQGETVVILGRSGSGKSVLLRQILGLEKPDQGKVIVNGITISDLKEGEIYQVIHDMGMLFQASALFDSMTVGENTAFYLKQHTQHTQKEIDLLVNEALKIVGLEEKKNMMPANLSGGMRKRAALARLIVYRPKILLYDEPTTGLDPITAMQINELIVKTQKELNATSIVVTHDICSAFYVADRIALNHEGKIAYIATKEEFIKIDDPIVQRFLKHAIPMTMGKYGG, from the coding sequence ATGACAATTGAGGTAGAAAATCTCTCAAAAAAATTTGATCGCAATCTCGTATTAAACAACTTAAATCTTATGGTCAAACAAGGAGAAACCGTTGTCATACTAGGGCGTTCAGGATCTGGTAAAAGTGTGTTATTAAGACAAATATTAGGTTTGGAAAAACCAGATCAAGGAAAAGTCATAGTAAATGGAATCACGATTTCTGATTTAAAAGAAGGAGAAATCTATCAAGTCATCCATGACATGGGAATGCTGTTTCAGGCTTCCGCTCTTTTTGACTCCATGACAGTTGGTGAAAATACCGCTTTCTATTTAAAACAACATACCCAACATACTCAAAAAGAAATTGACCTACTTGTCAACGAAGCTTTAAAGATAGTGGGGTTAGAAGAAAAGAAAAATATGATGCCCGCTAATCTTTCAGGAGGGATGCGTAAGAGAGCAGCTCTAGCACGACTGATTGTTTATCGACCAAAAATCTTGCTTTATGATGAACCTACAACTGGACTTGATCCAATTACTGCAATGCAAATTAATGAGCTGATTGTTAAAACACAAAAAGAGCTAAATGCTACAAGCATTGTAGTTACTCATGACATCTGCTCTGCGTTTTATGTAGCTGATAGAATTGCTTTAAATCACGAAGGAAAAATTGCATACATTGCAACAAAAGAGGAATTCATTAAAATCGATGATCCGATTGTCCAGAGATTTTTAAAACATGCAATACCAATGACTATGGGTAAATATGGAGGATAA
- a CDS encoding MlaD family protein → MEDKYKAFWLGIFIIGGITVISLFILFLKPSVGDGGLILKVRFSNIDKIQRGTRVTLAGKPIGEVVDIKEVEDPQQSPADAFGNLYIFELSLQVDSALRVYSYDEIMFSTSGLLGEKSITILPKATPIGALPAQDVTQEMLFANSTDQLEQTLNQIGYLTHKLTNTVEKMDLFISDNKEDFNLALHAFSDAAKEVKKFIAHANQKNLVDSMYLGIESAIRTLDRTNQLIKEVQENNLIQYLQSNLHDLHLIINRIGNGEGTLGQLIHNNSLYLQISAMIAKVNTFLNDINNYGLLFQYDKSWQRSRTNKINRMNQLRRPKDFYDYFEREIDEISVSLNRVGQIIELMEDRTIPMRSECFANSFLELQGRIEYLRDSIKLYTEILLEDGCKKSCTD, encoded by the coding sequence ATGGAGGATAAATATAAAGCTTTTTGGTTAGGAATTTTTATTATTGGAGGCATTACTGTCATTTCTTTATTTATCTTATTTCTTAAGCCCTCTGTTGGAGATGGAGGTTTAATCTTAAAAGTTCGTTTTTCGAATATTGATAAAATACAACGTGGGACACGTGTAACCCTTGCTGGAAAACCTATTGGAGAAGTAGTAGACATCAAAGAAGTAGAGGATCCTCAACAAAGTCCTGCAGATGCATTTGGAAATCTTTATATTTTTGAACTTTCTCTTCAAGTGGATTCAGCTCTTCGTGTCTATTCATATGATGAAATTATGTTTTCTACCTCAGGACTTCTTGGAGAAAAATCCATCACTATTCTCCCTAAAGCTACTCCTATTGGAGCGCTTCCTGCTCAAGATGTGACTCAAGAAATGCTATTTGCAAATTCTACAGATCAATTAGAGCAAACACTCAATCAAATTGGATATTTAACACATAAATTGACTAATACAGTAGAAAAAATGGATCTATTTATTTCTGATAATAAAGAAGATTTTAACTTAGCACTTCATGCTTTTTCTGACGCAGCTAAGGAAGTGAAAAAATTTATAGCTCATGCAAATCAAAAAAATCTCGTGGATAGCATGTATTTAGGAATTGAATCAGCTATTCGGACACTTGATCGTACTAATCAGTTAATTAAGGAAGTTCAAGAAAATAACTTAATCCAATATCTCCAATCCAATCTCCATGATCTCCATCTAATCATCAATCGGATTGGAAATGGAGAGGGTACTTTAGGTCAGTTAATTCACAACAATTCTCTTTATTTACAGATTTCAGCTATGATAGCTAAAGTGAATACCTTTCTGAATGATATTAATAATTATGGTCTACTTTTTCAGTATGATAAGAGTTGGCAACGTTCTAGAACAAACAAGATCAATCGAATGAATCAATTGCGTCGTCCTAAAGATTTTTATGACTATTTTGAACGAGAAATTGATGAAATTTCAGTAAGCCTAAACCGTGTGGGGCAAATAATTGAGCTTATGGAAGATCGTACTATTCCCATGCGAAGTGAATGTTTCGCAAACAGTTTCCTTGAACTTCAAGGTCGAATTGAATATTTACGAGATTCTATTAAATTATATACTGAAATACTCCTGGAAGATGGTTGTAAGAAGAGTTGTACTGATTAG
- a CDS encoding YqgE/AlgH family protein gives MDLIPYSHLEKGTFLIATPDMESGIFFRSLLLLCEHSPNGSFGIVINKNLEIELPHEILSLEQLNNPNVSICAGGPVQTNQMMLLHASDQIPEQTIEICKGVYLGGDLQFLHDTIIDEAGPAIRLCFGYAGWQAGQLEREFLNNDWFICPGTAKHIFETPPETLWQTVLRELGGKYATLSMIPEDLTLN, from the coding sequence GTGGACTTAATCCCCTACTCACATCTTGAGAAAGGGACTTTTTTGATTGCAACACCTGACATGGAATCCGGTATTTTCTTTCGCAGTTTGTTACTACTCTGTGAACATAGTCCGAATGGATCTTTTGGTATTGTCATCAATAAAAACCTTGAAATTGAGCTCCCTCATGAAATTCTTTCATTAGAACAATTAAACAATCCTAACGTTAGTATTTGTGCTGGAGGCCCTGTGCAAACTAATCAAATGATGCTTCTCCATGCATCTGATCAAATTCCTGAACAAACTATTGAAATTTGTAAGGGAGTCTATCTTGGTGGAGATCTTCAATTTCTTCATGATACAATTATTGATGAAGCTGGACCCGCTATTCGGCTTTGTTTTGGTTATGCAGGGTGGCAAGCAGGTCAACTTGAACGAGAATTTCTTAATAACGACTGGTTTATTTGTCCTGGCACAGCTAAACATATTTTTGAAACTCCCCCTGAAACTCTTTGGCAAACTGTCTTACGCGAGCTTGGCGGAAAATATGCCACCCTATCAATGATTCCTGAAGATCTTACTTTAAATTAA